A region of Halalkaliarchaeum desulfuricum DNA encodes the following proteins:
- a CDS encoding ATP-binding protein, giving the protein MATSDDIETGQLGVDQERILEELIFSQAESLVDGVRELIQNGIDAPGSEEVTVSITPERTMVEDDGEGMDLTEARIRKFLTQLGKSTKRDDPEAIGMFGIGFGQALAKGRVTAQSGTTVVEFDANEWFREYRLYDVDDAVDGFRVEIDHYDDEVPDPDSTTWDDYVDDLAERFQFMELVHDVEVIVNGERVSDRVPEDEMYGVDYVHEDDLAYVALREKGISDWIKVYSAGLKVTSNRGHGVKGYVITKQNLDLNTARNEIRSGCDTWETVRDTLDDARAAVFREYDPEQLTDAGRAGVARLIGKGYSEFEGAPVLKDGDGEYVSYATVRDSDEMIWSTTDSPWAGKLATRGETVILKDDPAGREIRQAADRSEEIELPDSKDEKATARALGVFRGYEQLDDDEGQEKVSTQKMAIARVLAHKMGLNREIRYGVDDQCRAWTDGEDAIWLTDSAWSKSYWEGWVFQLWRVIAHEAAHNESSEGHPDHGEQFCRNLRDRMDSHEPAYLELVEEIRDEGINATVRQYRHVHGLDV; this is encoded by the coding sequence ATGGCCACCAGTGACGACATCGAGACAGGCCAGCTTGGAGTCGACCAAGAACGTATCCTCGAAGAGCTCATCTTCAGCCAAGCCGAGTCCCTCGTCGACGGCGTTCGTGAACTCATCCAGAACGGCATAGACGCCCCCGGATCGGAGGAGGTCACTGTGTCAATCACGCCGGAGCGCACCATGGTCGAGGACGACGGCGAGGGGATGGATCTCACCGAAGCGCGAATCCGCAAGTTCCTGACCCAGCTCGGCAAGTCGACGAAGCGGGACGACCCGGAGGCGATCGGGATGTTCGGCATCGGGTTCGGACAAGCCCTCGCCAAAGGACGCGTCACGGCCCAGAGCGGGACGACTGTCGTCGAGTTCGACGCCAACGAGTGGTTCCGCGAGTATCGCCTCTACGACGTCGACGACGCCGTCGATGGCTTCCGTGTCGAGATCGACCACTACGACGATGAAGTCCCCGATCCCGATTCAACGACGTGGGACGACTACGTCGACGACCTCGCGGAACGGTTCCAGTTCATGGAGCTGGTTCACGACGTTGAGGTCATTGTCAACGGGGAACGCGTGAGTGACCGGGTTCCCGAGGACGAGATGTACGGCGTTGACTACGTGCACGAGGATGATCTGGCCTACGTCGCGCTCCGTGAGAAGGGGATCAGCGACTGGATCAAGGTCTATAGTGCGGGACTGAAGGTCACCTCGAACCGAGGCCACGGCGTCAAAGGCTACGTCATCACGAAGCAGAACCTCGACCTCAACACCGCCCGCAACGAGATCCGTTCCGGTTGTGACACCTGGGAGACGGTCCGTGACACTCTCGACGACGCACGGGCCGCGGTGTTCCGTGAATACGATCCCGAACAGCTGACTGATGCAGGCCGAGCGGGGGTGGCGCGACTAATCGGCAAGGGCTACAGCGAGTTTGAGGGCGCGCCTGTGCTGAAGGACGGTGATGGTGAGTACGTCAGCTACGCGACCGTCCGCGACAGCGACGAGATGATCTGGTCGACGACGGACAGCCCATGGGCGGGCAAGCTCGCTACTCGCGGCGAGACAGTCATCCTCAAAGACGACCCGGCGGGCCGAGAAATACGACAGGCCGCCGACCGTTCCGAGGAGATCGAACTCCCGGACAGCAAGGACGAGAAGGCAACAGCCCGCGCTCTCGGCGTGTTCAGGGGCTACGAGCAACTGGATGATGACGAGGGTCAGGAGAAGGTGTCGACACAGAAGATGGCGATCGCCCGCGTGCTTGCGCACAAGATGGGGCTGAATAGAGAGATACGCTACGGGGTGGACGACCAGTGCCGGGCTTGGACAGACGGAGAGGACGCTATCTGGCTCACAGACAGTGCGTGGAGCAAGTCCTACTGGGAGGGCTGGGTATTCCAGCTCTGGCGTGTAATCGCCCACGAGGCCGCACACAACGAGTCGAGCGAGGGCCATCCTGACCACGGAGAACAGTTCTGTCGGAA
- a CDS encoding PD-(D/E)XK nuclease family protein — protein MSVEKRLQELVQRLNRLPETDEPPPTTLQILGRNHQEQDWQRLLFHFLSPKEGHGLNHALLEHLLSSLSDRDDLDYTFSRLDLQDIKIETEVVTSNDTRPDAVLWLPGDWFICWELKLWASETHEQTRAYIDASSFPAIDLSKDDVPVDNRYYIYLAPESASPPEANEFVQISWEWIASELQAFLAKSQGGYPARTTAQLEDFISTIQQELTMTEHQENQQEKAQLYFDYYDELQDVQSAFENQWDDFTDNWGLRLAGELDGVEIVEIPDLPDNHVGIELNPDSEDSDRWIFRQGSSWAGIAKEQWRRRRTDNHVVIYGAPDDDNYAHITLYHRLEKNRKKAIQNGILELTLWHGNSSDNQFYKLVNERVSNKIDERGYELPPTVDLTSRTGNILTATYNIPIAEHDDFFDAYTAGLGGAFVDLVVENPELITIITEAFEESLDEYY, from the coding sequence GTGTCAGTCGAAAAGCGATTACAGGAGTTGGTGCAGCGTTTAAACAGGCTACCTGAGACGGATGAACCCCCACCAACCACACTCCAGATACTCGGACGTAACCACCAAGAGCAGGACTGGCAACGCCTCCTGTTTCATTTCCTCTCGCCCAAGGAAGGCCACGGCCTCAACCATGCACTCTTGGAACACCTATTGTCGTCGCTATCCGACCGAGATGATCTGGACTATACGTTCTCTCGACTGGATCTTCAGGACATCAAGATCGAAACTGAGGTCGTTACCTCTAATGACACTCGACCCGATGCGGTTCTCTGGCTACCGGGTGACTGGTTCATTTGCTGGGAGCTGAAACTTTGGGCGTCCGAGACACATGAGCAAACCAGAGCGTATATCGATGCCTCATCGTTCCCAGCGATCGATCTCTCGAAAGACGATGTACCCGTCGACAATCGCTACTACATCTACCTCGCCCCCGAGAGTGCATCACCACCGGAGGCTAACGAGTTCGTTCAGATTTCTTGGGAGTGGATCGCTTCGGAACTCCAGGCGTTCCTTGCGAAGAGCCAGGGCGGGTATCCGGCACGAACGACAGCACAGCTTGAAGACTTCATCAGCACGATACAGCAGGAGCTGACCATGACAGAACACCAAGAGAACCAGCAAGAGAAAGCTCAACTGTACTTTGACTACTACGACGAACTGCAAGACGTACAGAGCGCGTTTGAGAACCAGTGGGATGACTTCACGGATAACTGGGGTCTACGTCTCGCCGGAGAGTTGGATGGTGTCGAGATCGTAGAGATCCCGGATCTTCCAGACAACCACGTCGGGATCGAACTGAATCCAGACTCCGAAGACTCCGATAGATGGATTTTCCGCCAGGGAAGTTCCTGGGCGGGTATCGCCAAGGAACAATGGCGGCGACGGAGAACTGATAACCACGTTGTCATCTACGGTGCCCCTGATGACGACAACTACGCCCACATCACCCTATATCATCGGCTTGAAAAGAATCGTAAGAAGGCGATCCAGAACGGTATATTGGAACTTACGCTTTGGCACGGCAACAGTAGCGACAATCAGTTCTATAAGCTGGTCAACGAACGAGTCAGCAACAAGATTGACGAGCGAGGGTATGAACTCCCGCCTACAGTTGACTTAACCAGTCGTACTGGAAATATACTTACGGCAACGTACAACATCCCTATCGCCGAGCACGACGACTTTTTTGATGCCTACACTGCGGGCCTGGGGGGTGCGTTCGTTGACTTGGTTGTTGAGAACCCCGAACTCATCACAATCATCACTGAGGCCTTTGAAGAGTCCCTTGATGAGTACTATTAA